Proteins encoded by one window of Gemmatimonas aurantiaca:
- the uppP gene encoding undecaprenyl-diphosphatase UppP, which yields MTVWQAIVLGIVQGLTEPLPVSSSAHLALTPYFLGWSDPGLAFDVALHFGTLLALIWYFRQEWLEMIASTWRIVTTRRIESVHDRRVLYLIVATIPGGIGGLLLNDLAETTFRSPVIIATSLIVMGILLWVVDRWCVRARGLEDITLRDAIIVGCAQVLALVPGVSRSGSTMTAGRLLRLDRPSAARFSFLMSMPITLAAVIVKVPHAVREHGASWPLLAGVVAAAVSSWLAIAVLLRYVSRHSFGVFAVYRVLLGIVVFATLVARG from the coding sequence ATGACCGTCTGGCAAGCCATCGTTCTGGGCATCGTCCAGGGATTGACCGAACCCCTGCCGGTATCGAGTTCGGCCCATCTCGCGTTGACGCCGTATTTCCTCGGCTGGTCCGATCCGGGGCTGGCGTTCGATGTGGCACTGCACTTCGGCACGCTGCTCGCGCTGATCTGGTACTTCCGGCAGGAATGGCTGGAGATGATCGCGAGTACGTGGCGCATCGTGACCACCCGGCGCATCGAGTCGGTGCACGACCGGCGGGTGCTCTATCTGATCGTGGCCACCATTCCCGGCGGTATCGGCGGGTTGTTGCTCAACGATCTGGCCGAGACCACGTTCCGGTCGCCGGTCATCATCGCCACATCGCTCATCGTGATGGGCATCCTGTTGTGGGTGGTCGATCGGTGGTGCGTGCGTGCGCGGGGCCTGGAGGACATCACGCTGCGTGATGCCATCATCGTGGGCTGCGCGCAGGTGCTCGCGCTCGTACCGGGTGTCTCGCGCTCGGGTTCGACCATGACTGCGGGGCGTCTGTTGCGGCTCGACCGCCCGAGCGCGGCGCGTTTCAGTTTTCTCATGAGCATGCCCATCACGCTCGCCGCGGTGATCGTGAAAGTCCCCCATGCCGTGCGGGAACACGGTGCCTCATGGCCCCTGCTTGCCGGTGTGGTCGCGGCGGCCGTGAGCAGCTGGCTCGCCATCGCCGTACTGCTGCGGTATGTGAGCCGCCACAGCTTCGGCGTGTTCGCCGTCTATCGTGTGCTGCTGGGAATCGTCGTGTTCGCGACGTTGGTCGCACGGGGGTAG
- the bshA gene encoding N-acetyl-alpha-D-glucosaminyl L-malate synthase BshA — protein sequence MKIGITCYPTYGGSGAVATELGIALAARGHHVHFITYQQPFRLPSFLPRVWFHEVDVGRYPLFEYPPYDLALAVRMHEVVRDHQLDVLHCHYAIPHATSAWIARSMLREEGRDVKVVTTLHGTDITIVGQERSFFSITRFSIEKSHAVTAVSEYLRDETYRAFGCVGCNVEVIPNFIDPRQFDRASHVCPIPAEVIAGRKVVMHISNFRPVKRVRDIVRTFARIAREVPAVLVMVGDGPERVEAEAEARELGVADAVLFLGKIDAVAPLLAGADLFLMTSDKESFGLSALEALASGVPVVGADAGGLPEVVTEGVTGYLRPVGDIEGLAAAGVRLLQNPAHWQAMSDAAAQDARRRFSEDAIVAQYESLYLRTLQS from the coding sequence ATGAAGATCGGTATCACCTGCTATCCCACCTACGGCGGCTCGGGGGCCGTGGCCACGGAATTGGGCATCGCACTGGCAGCCCGTGGGCATCACGTCCACTTCATCACCTATCAGCAGCCATTCCGTCTGCCGAGCTTTCTGCCGCGGGTCTGGTTCCACGAAGTCGATGTGGGTCGCTATCCGCTGTTCGAATACCCACCCTACGATCTTGCGCTGGCGGTGCGCATGCACGAGGTGGTGCGTGATCATCAACTCGATGTGCTGCACTGTCACTACGCGATTCCGCATGCCACTAGTGCGTGGATTGCCCGTTCCATGCTGCGGGAGGAAGGCCGCGACGTCAAAGTGGTGACCACGCTGCATGGCACCGACATCACGATCGTGGGACAGGAGCGATCGTTCTTTTCGATCACCAGATTTTCGATCGAGAAGTCGCACGCCGTCACGGCGGTCTCCGAGTATCTGCGCGACGAGACCTATCGTGCGTTCGGTTGTGTGGGCTGCAATGTCGAAGTGATCCCAAACTTCATCGACCCGCGGCAGTTCGACCGGGCCAGTCACGTGTGCCCCATCCCGGCCGAGGTCATCGCCGGACGCAAGGTCGTGATGCACATCTCGAACTTCCGTCCGGTCAAGCGCGTGCGGGACATCGTCCGCACCTTCGCCCGCATCGCGCGTGAAGTGCCCGCGGTGCTGGTGATGGTCGGTGACGGCCCGGAGCGTGTCGAGGCCGAAGCCGAGGCGCGGGAACTCGGGGTGGCCGATGCCGTGCTGTTCCTCGGCAAGATCGACGCGGTCGCGCCTCTCCTGGCCGGTGCCGATCTGTTCCTGATGACGAGCGACAAGGAGTCGTTCGGATTGAGTGCGCTGGAAGCCCTGGCCAGCGGCGTGCCCGTGGTCGGCGCGGATGCCGGTGGTCTGCCCGAAGTCGTCACCGAGGGTGTCACCGGTTACTTGCGACCGGTGGGTGACATCGAAGGTCTGGCCGCGGCCGGTGTGCGGCTGCTGCAGAACCCCGCGCACTGGCAAGCCATGAGTGACGCCGCAGCGCAGGATGCCCGTCGCCGTTTCAGCGAAGACGCCATAGTCGCGCAGTACGAATCCCTCTATCTCCGCACGCTTCAGTCATGA
- the miaA gene encoding tRNA (adenosine(37)-N6)-dimethylallyltransferase MiaA, producing MNSIAGSGANSVHDMRGVRCIVGPTAAGKSALAMALAEQRGLSIVSADSRQVYRGFDIGTAKPTRAEQARVPHFGLDVAEPTERYSAHRWAADALHWCAVASARGTPPVIVGGTGLYIRALVEPFDPVPELDAGRRARLEPWLATLDREELIRWCTRLDPARAHLGRTQLLRAVETVLLSGTRISDRLRTSAPATGSTARHPAEPGLTARYLVVDPGPPLAARIAARVQGMVQEGFFEEVAALRERIPDDAPAWNACGYRSMRDALDGRMSGDAAIERTIVESRQYAKRQRTWFRHQLPETQVTRIDPTGPDALARVLAWWDTDVTADIVTDVLEEPLS from the coding sequence ATGAACTCGATCGCCGGTTCGGGCGCAAATAGCGTGCATGACATGCGCGGCGTGCGCTGTATCGTCGGCCCCACGGCCGCCGGAAAGTCCGCGCTGGCCATGGCCCTCGCCGAGCAGCGGGGGCTGTCCATCGTGAGCGCCGATTCACGGCAGGTGTATCGCGGCTTCGATATCGGGACCGCCAAACCCACCCGTGCCGAACAGGCCCGTGTGCCGCATTTTGGTCTCGATGTCGCGGAGCCCACGGAACGGTATTCCGCACATCGCTGGGCAGCGGACGCGCTTCACTGGTGCGCCGTGGCATCGGCCCGGGGTACGCCGCCAGTCATCGTGGGAGGCACGGGGCTCTACATCCGCGCGCTCGTGGAGCCATTCGACCCCGTTCCGGAACTCGATGCCGGGCGTCGGGCGCGACTCGAACCATGGCTGGCCACACTGGACCGTGAGGAGTTGATCCGCTGGTGTACACGCCTCGATCCGGCGCGTGCGCATCTTGGTCGTACGCAGTTGTTGCGCGCCGTCGAAACGGTGCTGCTGTCGGGAACGCGCATCAGTGACCGGCTGCGCACCTCGGCGCCGGCCACCGGATCGACGGCACGCCATCCGGCGGAGCCCGGGCTGACGGCACGGTACCTGGTGGTCGACCCCGGGCCGCCACTTGCCGCGCGCATCGCCGCCCGGGTGCAGGGGATGGTGCAGGAGGGGTTTTTCGAAGAGGTGGCCGCGCTGCGCGAACGGATTCCGGACGACGCACCGGCGTGGAATGCCTGTGGTTATCGAAGCATGCGTGATGCGCTCGATGGCCGGATGTCGGGTGATGCCGCGATCGAACGCACCATCGTCGAATCGCGGCAGTATGCCAAACGTCAACGCACCTGGTTCCGGCATCAGTTGCCGGAGACACAGGTGACACGCATCGATCCCACCGGCCCGGACGCACTGGCACGTGTGCTTGCGTGGTGGGACACCGATGTCACCGCGGATATTGTCACGGACGTCCTCGAGGAGCCCCTGTCATGA
- the mutL gene encoding DNA mismatch repair endonuclease MutL, which translates to MSRIAILPSAVADQIAAGEVVERPASVVKELVENALDAGAKTVDITIEEGGRALIRIADDGSGMDRADAELALSRHATSKITSAEQLVGVRSFGFRGEALPAIASVSELQIETASEDGAGTLVRVSGGALLETRDVARRRGTTVSVHRLFYNTPARLKFMRSARSEWRGIVDTMQAIGVLRRDVHFTVRHDGRVMLDWPAVTTLRARLAALWGADDVHRFVDVDDVQGVVHVSGLAERPADVGTATRRVLLIVNGRVVRDHGIVRAAEAAYRSTIPSGHRPSLVLQVHLPGGDVDVNVHPAKAEVRFRDRWPLERAVEEAVRRALGLFDASAGIGWRTWTPGGGVSGNTSDDALLRGSVPLEPSALRVAPQPTGLFAADIDAAADSDVDPAVDPPSDSSVDPMVASTPDTELTTHDSVLVVPPLVQLRRTYLMFEHEDGVVLIDQHSAHERVLYERFMGMLERGEAPSQRLLFPMTLHLGPQEADAFDAHRETFAKLGFEIDHFGGTSLLVQAVPMPHPRFDAERCLRDTLAALVGDRTASAAARHERLAATFACKAAIKAGDQLSPGEMQALYRALADTRLPAHDVHGRSTIVRLSWDELDRRFGRK; encoded by the coding sequence ATGTCGCGGATTGCCATCCTTCCGAGTGCCGTAGCCGACCAGATCGCCGCTGGTGAGGTCGTCGAACGCCCGGCCTCGGTCGTGAAAGAACTGGTCGAGAATGCGCTCGATGCCGGCGCGAAGACCGTCGACATCACCATTGAAGAGGGTGGCAGGGCGCTGATCCGCATTGCCGACGATGGCAGCGGGATGGACCGTGCCGACGCCGAACTGGCATTGTCCCGTCATGCCACGTCCAAGATCACGAGTGCCGAACAGCTCGTGGGTGTGCGGAGTTTCGGGTTTCGTGGTGAAGCCCTGCCAGCCATCGCCTCGGTGTCGGAGCTGCAGATCGAGACCGCGTCTGAGGATGGGGCGGGGACGCTGGTGCGTGTGTCGGGCGGCGCATTGCTCGAAACGCGGGACGTCGCGCGCCGACGGGGCACGACGGTGTCGGTGCATCGGCTGTTCTACAACACACCCGCGCGTCTCAAGTTCATGCGCAGCGCGCGTTCCGAATGGCGCGGCATCGTGGACACCATGCAGGCCATCGGTGTGTTGCGTCGCGATGTGCACTTCACCGTGCGGCACGATGGACGGGTCATGCTCGACTGGCCGGCCGTGACCACGTTGCGCGCGCGGCTTGCCGCGCTCTGGGGCGCCGACGATGTGCACCGCTTCGTCGACGTGGACGACGTGCAGGGAGTGGTGCATGTCTCCGGTCTGGCCGAGCGGCCGGCCGACGTGGGCACGGCCACGCGCCGCGTGCTGCTCATCGTCAACGGACGTGTGGTTCGCGATCACGGCATCGTCCGTGCCGCCGAAGCGGCGTATCGGTCGACCATTCCCAGCGGTCATCGTCCATCGCTCGTGCTGCAGGTGCATCTGCCGGGCGGTGATGTCGATGTGAATGTGCATCCCGCCAAGGCCGAGGTGCGCTTCAGGGATCGCTGGCCGCTCGAACGTGCGGTCGAAGAGGCCGTGCGGCGGGCCCTGGGACTTTTCGACGCCTCGGCGGGCATCGGCTGGCGCACATGGACACCGGGTGGTGGTGTGTCCGGCAACACCAGCGATGACGCACTGCTGCGTGGCAGCGTGCCGCTGGAGCCGTCGGCGCTGCGTGTGGCACCGCAGCCGACAGGATTGTTCGCCGCCGATATCGATGCGGCGGCGGATTCGGATGTGGATCCGGCGGTCGATCCGCCGTCCGATTCGAGCGTCGATCCGATGGTGGCTTCCACCCCGGACACGGAACTCACCACCCACGACTCCGTTCTCGTCGTACCGCCACTCGTGCAGCTCCGGCGCACCTACCTCATGTTCGAGCACGAGGACGGCGTGGTGCTCATCGATCAGCATTCCGCGCACGAACGGGTGCTGTACGAACGTTTCATGGGCATGCTGGAACGCGGAGAAGCCCCGTCGCAGCGTCTGCTGTTCCCCATGACGTTGCATCTGGGGCCGCAGGAAGCCGACGCCTTCGACGCCCATCGGGAGACATTCGCCAAACTCGGTTTCGAGATCGATCACTTTGGCGGTACGTCGTTGCTGGTGCAGGCGGTGCCGATGCCACATCCGCGATTCGACGCCGAACGCTGCCTGCGTGACACGTTGGCCGCCCTCGTGGGGGACCGCACCGCCAGCGCGGCCGCGCGCCACGAACGCCTCGCCGCCACGTTCGCCTGCAAGGCTGCCATCAAGGCCGGCGATCAGTTGTCACCTGGCGAGATGCAGGCATTGTATCGCGCGCTCGCGGACACGCGATTGCCCGCCCACGATGTGCACGGACGCTCCACCATCGTGCGATTGTCGTGGGATGAACTCGATCGCCGGTTCGGGCGCAAATAG
- a CDS encoding SH3 domain-containing protein: MTSFRVMMLGLIIAVCLRADGVAAQPSPTAIVDRVRVNTARAIDFHAAAFPESVYVGQQITYQVAVLLSEDARTRLRRDPEFRPPELRGLLAYELGTPRRVPAREYDGRRYEAHVFQRALFGIAPGVLTVPAPQLTYYLSQSSSYFSREERNVVHAESAQLVVKPLPDEGRPVDFSGAVGVLQARVRFDETSARVGDPLMLTVRLEGTGNVKLLPRPVVELPWASVVAGSERVQIDSSGALVRGAKEFDFILTPTRAGAVVLPIIHYPYFDPYRAEYAWAESMPADLQIADGALVAPSEIDESTRLPLRSWQVHEARPGYVWSPTERLVLLGIWLGTTALAAGAGWRRRRAARMRGDTRMTASAPVPATVDESPGAMARDLRRTLLRQLAGRLQVPAGALVVRRDVERILRRRGVTRQSTREVLELLDHLAVEGFGPGLDRSLGQSLDRSASQFSSPSSRSSANDSDLRARVERVFKLVDDEAMLSPVSRWLTRRGLRAMLLLTTVTASMTSARRGVAQQAVETGVRVDVPLLVREATAAYEARRYSTAAERFAEAAARRPRDVDLLVNWGTAAWSAGDTVSAVVAWQRAARLEPLAIDVQERLGLLPPGARGGIAEVPMVPVALLVVIATVCWCLGIVVLIVVWTRGSTNDRGIFRTSVGGAAMLVATGLALSAWWGARALDPEGLAVVRRPEAMRVQPASDANTAGGLATGDIVRLAGAHEQWARVEHADGRFGWVPAERLTRLVPDGSPR, encoded by the coding sequence GTGACGTCGTTCCGCGTCATGATGCTGGGCCTGATCATTGCTGTGTGCCTGCGTGCGGACGGTGTTGCTGCACAACCGTCGCCCACCGCGATCGTGGATCGTGTGCGGGTGAACACCGCGCGTGCCATCGACTTTCATGCGGCGGCGTTTCCGGAATCGGTCTATGTCGGGCAACAGATCACCTATCAGGTGGCCGTGCTGCTCAGCGAGGACGCCCGCACCCGTCTGCGGCGTGATCCCGAATTCCGGCCACCGGAGTTGCGTGGACTGCTCGCCTACGAACTCGGAACTCCCCGCCGCGTGCCCGCGCGTGAATACGATGGACGACGATACGAAGCGCACGTGTTCCAGCGGGCGCTGTTCGGCATTGCGCCGGGTGTGCTCACGGTTCCCGCGCCCCAGCTCACGTACTACCTGTCGCAGTCCTCCAGCTACTTCAGCCGTGAGGAGCGCAATGTGGTGCACGCCGAGAGCGCACAGCTCGTGGTGAAGCCGCTCCCCGACGAAGGACGTCCCGTCGACTTCTCCGGCGCGGTGGGGGTGCTGCAGGCCAGGGTGCGTTTCGACGAAACGTCGGCGCGGGTGGGCGATCCGCTCATGCTCACCGTGCGGCTGGAGGGGACGGGCAATGTGAAGCTGCTGCCGCGGCCCGTCGTGGAATTGCCGTGGGCCTCCGTGGTGGCGGGCAGTGAACGGGTGCAGATCGACTCCTCCGGTGCGCTCGTGCGTGGTGCGAAGGAGTTCGATTTCATTCTGACGCCCACCCGTGCCGGCGCGGTGGTCCTGCCCATCATTCACTACCCGTACTTCGATCCGTATCGCGCCGAGTATGCGTGGGCTGAATCGATGCCCGCCGATCTGCAGATCGCCGACGGCGCATTGGTGGCGCCCTCGGAGATCGACGAGTCCACCAGACTGCCGCTGCGTTCGTGGCAGGTGCACGAGGCACGTCCGGGATATGTCTGGTCGCCCACGGAACGTTTGGTGTTGCTTGGCATCTGGTTGGGCACGACCGCGCTGGCCGCGGGAGCCGGCTGGCGTCGTCGGCGTGCCGCTCGCATGCGGGGCGATACGCGGATGACCGCATCGGCGCCTGTGCCTGCTACCGTCGACGAATCGCCGGGTGCGATGGCGCGGGATCTGCGCCGCACGCTGCTGCGGCAACTGGCAGGACGTCTGCAGGTACCCGCCGGTGCCTTGGTGGTGCGCCGCGATGTGGAGCGCATTCTGCGACGCCGCGGAGTGACCAGGCAGTCCACACGTGAAGTGCTCGAACTGCTCGATCATCTGGCCGTGGAAGGATTCGGGCCAGGGCTCGATCGATCATTGGGGCAATCGCTCGATCGATCGGCATCGCAGTTCTCGTCACCCTCGTCACGATCGTCCGCGAACGACAGCGATCTTCGCGCGCGTGTGGAACGGGTGTTCAAGCTGGTCGATGATGAAGCGATGCTCTCTCCGGTTTCGCGCTGGCTGACACGACGCGGCCTTCGTGCGATGCTGTTGTTGACGACCGTGACCGCATCGATGACATCGGCGCGTCGTGGTGTCGCGCAGCAGGCCGTCGAGACCGGCGTCCGCGTGGATGTGCCGCTGCTCGTGCGCGAAGCCACGGCCGCGTACGAGGCCCGTCGTTATTCCACCGCCGCGGAGCGGTTTGCCGAAGCGGCTGCGCGCCGACCGCGCGATGTGGATCTGCTCGTGAACTGGGGAACCGCCGCCTGGTCCGCGGGCGATACGGTATCGGCCGTGGTGGCATGGCAGCGTGCCGCGCGGCTCGAACCGCTGGCGATCGATGTGCAGGAGCGACTGGGCCTGTTGCCTCCGGGGGCGCGGGGAGGCATCGCCGAAGTCCCCATGGTGCCCGTGGCCCTGCTGGTCGTGATCGCCACGGTGTGCTGGTGCCTGGGCATCGTGGTGCTCATCGTGGTATGGACCCGCGGCTCGACGAACGACCGGGGCATTTTCCGGACTTCGGTGGGTGGAGCGGCCATGCTGGTGGCCACGGGGCTCGCGCTCTCCGCGTGGTGGGGGGCCCGTGCGCTCGATCCCGAAGGACTGGCCGTGGTCCGACGTCCGGAGGCCATGCGTGTGCAGCCGGCATCCGACGCCAACACCGCCGGCGGGCTGGCCACGGGTGATATCGTGCGCCTTGCCGGCGCGCATGAACAGTGGGCGCGTGTGGAACACGCCGATGGCCGCTTCGGGTGGGTGCCAGCCGAGCGCCTGACACGACTCGTGCCTGACGGATCGCCTCGATAG
- a CDS encoding VWA domain-containing protein, which translates to MTIPLPNLPPLLFDTPWLLVLVIVLPLLVWWLRRQRQVRRTERLARYASMAALTRLMVSQDAEATRRTVRLMAVGALLGVALAGPRWGLARGPMSSRGIDMAIAIDASLSMLAQDERPSRLERVKQEVRRLRAMSPADRVALIAFAGRSYILTPLTADDGALELFLDNLDPSVVGQAGSALSRAIRQGSELLMASDGDADRALVLLSDGESFDSVEDIESAASEAGSKGISVVTVGFGTPNGATIPVREGTIVREKRDDEGQIVVTRYSPDLLAKAAEAAHGTFIPAEASDKAARIRGALRSLRTARRTVDTREDHVARFLWFVVPALILLAWDSWRLVRRGGTGRRRPEIPGIVLAGFLGSCAKAPDPAALFAEGNVPAALRAYREMVAQGDTTMQTAYNLGTTLIAVDSLSEASERLETVRRGADGEVRFRARFNAGLAALILGRQPGNPEGEQRLADARAAYRALLTDRPGYADAKWNYELALRKTPPPSGGGGGGGGGGGNDQQNEQQQPQGQGGLDQKQAEALLNSAAREERDVQGRKQRQSRVPPGGKDW; encoded by the coding sequence ATGACGATTCCGCTCCCCAATCTTCCGCCGCTCCTGTTCGATACACCCTGGTTGCTGGTGCTGGTCATCGTGCTGCCGCTGCTGGTGTGGTGGCTGCGTCGGCAGCGCCAGGTGCGTCGCACGGAACGCCTCGCGCGTTATGCGTCGATGGCGGCGCTCACGCGGCTGATGGTGTCGCAGGATGCGGAAGCCACACGCCGCACCGTACGTCTGATGGCGGTGGGAGCCTTGCTCGGTGTGGCGCTGGCGGGACCGCGCTGGGGCCTTGCCCGGGGACCGATGAGTTCGCGCGGTATCGACATGGCCATCGCCATCGACGCATCGCTCTCGATGCTGGCGCAGGACGAACGTCCTTCGCGTCTCGAGCGCGTGAAGCAGGAGGTGCGCCGTTTGCGCGCGATGTCACCGGCCGACCGGGTGGCACTCATCGCCTTCGCGGGCCGGAGCTACATCCTGACACCGCTCACCGCCGATGATGGGGCGCTCGAACTCTTTCTCGACAATCTCGACCCCAGTGTCGTGGGGCAGGCAGGGAGCGCATTGTCGCGGGCGATCCGTCAGGGCAGCGAATTGCTGATGGCCAGCGATGGTGATGCCGACCGTGCCCTGGTTCTGCTCAGCGACGGTGAGTCGTTCGACTCTGTGGAGGATATCGAATCGGCGGCATCGGAAGCCGGCAGCAAGGGCATCAGCGTGGTCACGGTGGGCTTCGGCACGCCGAATGGTGCCACCATTCCCGTGCGTGAGGGGACGATCGTGCGCGAGAAGCGGGATGACGAAGGGCAGATCGTGGTGACGCGTTATTCCCCCGATCTGCTCGCCAAGGCCGCCGAAGCGGCACATGGCACGTTCATTCCCGCCGAAGCCTCGGACAAAGCGGCGCGCATCCGCGGGGCGCTGCGCTCGTTGCGCACGGCGCGTCGCACGGTCGATACCCGTGAAGATCACGTGGCGCGTTTCCTCTGGTTCGTGGTGCCGGCGCTCATCCTGCTGGCCTGGGACTCCTGGCGGCTCGTGCGACGCGGTGGCACGGGGCGCCGTCGTCCCGAGATTCCCGGCATCGTCCTGGCCGGCTTTCTGGGGTCGTGCGCCAAAGCGCCCGATCCCGCGGCGCTCTTTGCCGAAGGCAATGTGCCGGCGGCGTTGCGTGCGTATCGCGAGATGGTGGCCCAAGGGGACACCACCATGCAGACGGCCTACAATCTCGGCACCACGCTCATCGCCGTGGACTCGTTGTCCGAAGCGTCGGAGCGCCTGGAGACCGTGCGTCGTGGCGCCGATGGGGAAGTCCGCTTTCGCGCGCGCTTCAACGCTGGTCTGGCCGCGCTCATCCTCGGCCGGCAACCCGGCAATCCCGAAGGGGAGCAGCGACTGGCTGACGCGCGCGCGGCCTACCGTGCCCTGCTCACCGACCGGCCGGGGTATGCCGATGCGAAATGGAACTACGAACTCGCGCTGCGGAAAACGCCGCCACCGAGTGGCGGAGGTGGAGGCGGCGGTGGTGGTGGCGGAAACGATCAGCAGAACGAACAGCAGCAACCGCAGGGACAGGGCGGCCTGGATCAGAAGCAGGCCGAAGCGCTGCTGAACAGCGCCGCGCGTGAAGAGCGGGATGTGCAGGGACGCAAACAGCGACAGAGCCGCGTCCCACCAGGAGGCAAGGACTGGTGA